One region of Oryzias latipes chromosome 6, ASM223467v1 genomic DNA includes:
- the fgd4 gene encoding FYVE, RhoGEF and PH domain-containing protein 4 isoform X1 produces the protein MSLMVRGGHKMDKYRVTGSVGKPQLTLRTQLRARRGKTPCFQTRSAEDETCVAVKIEQSLALGSSSPLCKQSSVPIVQACLNRATEASANRSKAKVNGRAPSSRPRLPSKPQVPPKPAHLLSPVTAPTFSPLRNVHPQPFKPRMEESGIKPAATTRERIRDKQSKVSDLISRFEENRHTDNKRDGSPVKPVGKAAHVGPAPRAHQRTEASRIQEKFSPAPASAQDAQKPATNGVLVQTKQGMEQEEENHGSLEITTAGLLNGDMGCAERSDDLSPPHVERTVSERNAENNAGNKAETEQRTEEASTNHNETKEQKLFKIASELLHTEKAYVARLHLLDQVFCSKLMEEANKGTFPVDVVKNIFSNISSIHAFHSQFLLPDLEKRMDEWASTPRIGDILQRFTPFLKMYAEYVKNFDNAMELLKQWSDRSPQFKAIILEIQSQEVCGCLTLQHHMLEPVQRIPRYEMLLKDYLKKLPDKHPDERDAQKSLEIIATAATHSNSAIRKSENLKKLMEIYEMLGEEEDIVNPSNEFIREGHILKLAARNTSAMERYLFLFNNMLLYCVPKFSLGGPKYTVRTRIGIEGMTVRETSNEDYPHTFQVSGKERTLELQASSEQDKAGWIKAFQETIEVFQQKNESFKNALKEVEEVSKAELGKRAPRWIRDNEVTMCMKCKESFNALTRRRHHCRACGYVVCWKCSDNKAPLEYDGNKMNKVCRDCYSTLTGERVTEDGKKERKGILEIEAAKFTESSIICGFLQHSDKGKLWQKVWCVIPEKDSLVLYLYGAPQDVKAQGSIPLVGYSVDESNRSTDPSHSFHLSQSKSVHYFAAENDEAKQRWLKVIRVAVTGETPERPHGNDANANMSDDNAQEADAT, from the exons ATGAGCTTGATGGTGAGAGGAGGGCATAAGATGGACAAATACCGGGTGACGGGCAGCGTGGGGAAACCCCAGCTGACCTTGAGGACACAACTTAGAG CGAGAAGAGGCAAAACTCCCTGTTTCCAGACCAGAAGTGCAGAGGACGAGACCTGTGTGGCCGTCAAAATCGAGCAGTCTTTAG CTCTCGGCAGCAGCAGCCCGCTGTGCAAGCAGAGCAGCGTGCCCATTGTGCAGGCGTGCCTTAACAGGGCCACTGAGGCGTCCGCTAACAGGAGCAAGGCGAAGGTCAATGGAAGAGCTCCGAGCAGCAGGCCTCGGCTGCCGTCTAAACCTCAAG TGCCTCCAAAGCCGGCACACCTCCTGAGCCCCGTGACGGCGCCAACCTTTTCTCCGCTGCGCAACGTCCACCCTCAACCGTTCAAGCCCAGAATGGAGGAGAGCGGAATCAAACCCGCGGCCACTACCCGAGAGAGAATCCGGGACAAACAGTCCAAGGTGTCGGATCTGATCAGCCGCTTCGAGGAGAACAG acacacagacaacaaGCGAGACGGCTCCCCTGTCAAACCCGTCGGCAAGGCTGCCCACGTCGGCCCGGCTCCCCGTGCCCACCAGAGGACGGAGGCCAGCAGGATTCAGGAGAAATTCTCCCCTGCGCCGGCGTCAGCGCAGGATGCCCAGAAACCAGCGACTAACGGGGTGCTAGTGCAGACCAAGCAGGGCATGGAGCAGGAAGAGGAGAACCACGGCAGCCTGGAGATAACGACTGCAGGGCTTTTAAATGGAGATATGGGGTGCGCCGAACGGAGCGATGACCTTTCACCTCCACATGTGGAAAGGACTGTTTCAGAGAGAAACGCTGAGAACAACGCCGGGAATAAAGCCGAGACGGAGCAGAGGACAGAGGAAGCCAGCACCAACCATAAT GAGACAAAAGAGCAGAAGCTGTTTAAAATCGCCAGTGAGCTCCTGCACACAGAGAAGGCGTATGTGGCACGACTTCACCTGCTGGACCAG GTGTTTTGCTCCAAATTAATGGAGGAGGCCAACAAAGGAACCTTCCCTGTGGACGTAGTGAAGAATATCTTCTCCAACATTTCGTCCATCCACGCCTTCCACAGCCAGTTTCTGCTTCCAGACCTGGAGAAGCGGATGGACGAATG GGCATCCACCCCTCGCATTGGAGACATCCTGCAGAGGTTCACACCCTTCCTCAAAATGTACGCAGAGTATGTGAAGAACTTCGACAACGCCATGGAGCTGCTCAAACAGTGGAGCGACCGCTCGCCCCAGTTCAAAGCCATCATTCTGGAGATACAG AGTCAGGAGGTCTGCGGCTGCCTGACGCTGCAGCATCACATGCTGGAGCCGGTGCAGAGAATCCCTCGATATGAGATGCTGCTTAAAGACTACCTGAAGAAGCTGCCTGACAAACACCCGGATGAGAGGGATGCACAGA aatcTTTAGAAATAATTGCCACAGCAGCGACTCACTCCAACTCTGCAATAAGGAAATCT GAGAACTTGAAGAAACTGATGGAGATCTACGAGATGTTGGGCGAGGAGGAGGACATCGTCAACCCCTCCAACGAGTTCATCCGGGAGGGACACATCCTGAAGCTGGCGGCCAGGAACACCTCGGCGATGGAGAGATACCTTTTCTTG TTCAACAACATGTTGTTGTATTGCGTGCCAAAATTCAGCCTGGGGGGGCCCAAGTATACGGTGAGGACACGGATTGGGATTGAAGGCATGACGGTCCGGGAAACCTCCAACGAGGACTACCCGCACACCTTCCAGGTGTCCGGAAAGGAGAGGACCCTGGAGCTCCAGGCCAG CTCAGAGCAGGATAAGGCCGGCTGGATTAAG GCTTTCCAGGAGACCATAGAGGTCTTCCAGCAAAAGAATGAATCCTTTAAGAACGCCctgaaggaggtggaggaagttTCG AAAGCTGAGCTGGGGAAGCGGGCCCCTCGTTGGATTCGGGACAATGAAGTGACCATGTGCATGAAGTGTAAGGAGTCTTTTAACGCGCTGACGCGGCGGAGGCACCACTGCAGAGCCTGCGGCTAC GTGGTTTGTTGGAAATGCTCAGACAACAAGGCGCCGCTTGAATACGACGGAAACAAGATGAACAAAGTTTGCAGAGACTGTTACAGCACTCTGACGGGCGAAAGGGTCACCGAAGAcggaaagaaggaaagaaaaggcaTTTTGGAG atCGAGGCAGCTAAATTCACGGAGAGCAGCATCATCTGCGGCTTCTTGCAACACTCGGACAAAGGCAAGCTCTGGCAGAAGGTTTGGTGCGTCATCCCCGAGAAAGACAGCCTGGTGCTTTATCTCTACGGAGCGCCGCAG GACGTGAAGGCCCAGGGTTCCATCCCGCTGGTGGGATACTCGGTGGATGAAAGCAACCGGTCTACGGACCCCTCACACAGCTTCCACCTTTCCCAGTCCAAGTCTGTCCACTACTTTGCTGCAGAGAATGATGAAGCAAAGCAGCGCTGGCTGAAGGTGATTCGAGTGGCGGTAACCGGGGAAACGCCAGAACGGCCTCACGGCAATGACGCCAACGCTAACATGTCGGACGACAACGCGCAGGAAGCCGATGCCACATAG